A section of the Fusarium falciforme chromosome 8, complete sequence genome encodes:
- a CDS encoding Carboxylic ester hydrolase, whose protein sequence is MVEQSVRKGMPIIAASMNYRLHSWGFLHSAELAAEGSTNLGYRDQRLALHWLKENIAAFGGNPERVTILGESSGAFSVGSQLIAYGGRDDELFSAAILQSGSPLTFGLKPQTSKTWEPYWAKLLHATNCSGAESLACLRKIPTKEPSAVFNSSFASPPSWGQVVDGDFITASGSTLLKQGKFVKVPILIWTNFDEGTEFAAQGINTMAQFAQYVRSVGVSKQAVRTIERLYSDDPTVGIPATLKSRPERALAHLGKQYKRVAAFSGDAYQHAGRRFTTMSWSRRHVPVWSYHWNVLVENVSPARGAGHFQEVVFVFDNINGRGYETVISKNPMAGKPAKLVQLADVMSTAWISFIVNRNPVSQGNSGLFACIC, encoded by the coding sequence ATGGTTGAACAATCTGTCAGGAAAGGCATGCCCATCATTGCCGCGAGCATGAACTATCGCCTCCACTCTTGGGGATTTCTTCACAGCGCCGAGCTTGCTGCCGAAGGATCAACAAACCTTGGTTACCGAGATCAACGACTGGCCCTACACTGGCTCAAGGAAAACATTGCTGCTTTCGGTGGAAATCCAGAACGGGTCACCATCTTGGGCGAGAGTTCAGGAGCTTTCTCTGTTGGGTCCCAGCTCATCGCATACGGGGGCCGAGATGACGAGCTCTTCAGTGCGGCCATCCTCCAGAGTGGATCACCTTTAACCTTTGGGCTCAAACCTCAGACCTCAAAGACTTGGGAGCCATATTGGGCTAAGCTCCTGCATGCTACAAATTGCTCTGGAGCAGAGTCACTTGCATGCTTGAGAAAAATTCCCACAAAAGAACCCAGCGCGGTCTTTAACAGCTCGTTTGCTTCGCCGCCAAGTTGGGGCCAGGTGGTTGATGGTGACTTCATCACGGCAAGCGGAAGCACACTACTGAAGCAGGGCAAATTTGTCAAGGTGCCTATTCTTATTTGGACTAACTTTGACGAGGGCACGGAGTTTGCTGCTCAAGGTATCAACACAATGGCTCAGTTCGCCCAATACGTCAGATCCGTTGGTGTTTCCAAACAGGCAGTTCGCACCATCGAGAGGTTGTACTCTGATGACCCTACAGTCGGCATACCAGCTACACTCAAGAGCAGACCTGAAAGAGCCCTTGCGCATCTCGGAAAGCAATACAAACGTGTTGCTGCCTTCAGTGGTGATGCATATCAGCACGCCGGTCGAAGATTTACGACAATGTCGTGGTCTAGACGGCATGTACCTGTGTGGAGCTACCACTGGAATGTTCTCGTGGAGAATGTTTCACCAGCCAGGGGCGCAGGCCACTTCCAAGAGGTTGTATTTGTTTTTGATAATATCAACGGCCGAGGCTATGAAACCGTCATCTCCAAAAACCCAATGGCTGGAAAACCCGCCAAGCTGGTCCAGCTGGCGGATGTCATGTCGACAGCTTGGATTAGCTTTATTGTTAATCGAAATCCCGTTAGCCAAGGTAACAGTGGCCTATTCGCGTGTATTTGCTGA
- a CDS encoding Putative sterigmatocystin biosynthesis monooxygenase stcW, which produces MAIRSEPPSLAAESTPVAALGVEDPLARYNHNDSSCAIELAQDYTIGEHLLWAPRRIRVGCIGAGASGIMLCYKKEKEFGNDIDLVVYERHDQPGGVWYTNKYPGCRCDVPSPAYQYSFAPKPDWPMMYSSAQDIQGYYRDFAESRGYLDNYIKLKHSVNKAVWDEDNGQWILSVTERLSSGETRVFEDRVDFLVGNIGVLHTWKWPSIPGRELFKGKMTHSANYDTSLDLKDQRVAVIGSGASAVQIVPAIKDEAAHVVSFYRTPQWISSGMQVEGLTDGSNIAFTDEQKKKFRDDPAYYLECRKKMENNINRAFPVMLKDHPMQTVGRKKVAERMASIINNDPALMKKVMPDFAMGCRRLGLGEEFLHALNTPKVSLADSGIEVFTETGVKCKDGSTIDFDVVICATGFDVSFRPPFALIGREGRVLGDEWGAEPEAYLALAASGYPNFLIGSLGPNCPAGHGSFVTVLESAQNYVCKVIRKLQTENILSLDVKKEVVDEYNQHVHQWLQRTVWAAGCRSWFNGGDPSGKIRAQYPGSLMHWREMMDEPRFEDYNIRYRGTNRFKFMGNGFTKKEVDGQDLSFYLDPDWIKRPLFSH; this is translated from the exons ATGGCTATTCGCAGTGAGCCTCCAAGCCTGGCGGCTGAGTCGACACCCGTGGCTGCTCTCGGAGTTGAAGATCCCCTTGCGAGATACAATCACAATGATAGCTCGTGCGCCATTGAACTAGCCCAGGACTATACCATTGGCGAGCATCTCCTCTGGGCACCTAGAAGAATCCGTGTAGGATGCATTGGCGCAGGTGCGTCGGGCATAATGCTGTGTtacaagaaggaaaaggagttTGGAAACGACATCGACCTGGTTGTGTACGAAC GCCACGACCAGCCTGGAGGTGTCTGGTACACGAACAAGTACCCGGGCTGCCGATGTGACGTCCCGTCACCTGCGTATCAGTATTCATTTGCCCCCAAGCCAGACTGGCCGATGATGTACTCGTCCGCCCAAGACATCCAGGGGTATTATCGCGACTTTGCCGAAAGCCGAGGATACCTCGACAACTacatcaagctcaagcaTTCCGTCAATAAAGCCGTGTGGGACGAGGATAACGGCCAGTGGATCCTCAGCGTCACTGAAAGGTTATCGTCAGGCGAGACACGCGTCTTTGAGGACAGAGTCGACTTTTTGGTCGGCAACATTGGCGTCTTGCACACGTGGAAATGGCCCTCGATTCCTGGACGGGAACTTTTCAAGGGAAAAATGACCCACTCCGCCAACTACGACACCTCTCTCGACCTCAAGGATCAACGGGTCGCCGTGATCGGATCTGGCGCCTCGGCTGTGCAGATCGTCCCAGCCATCAAGGACGAGGCAGCTCACGTGGTATCTTTTTACCGAACGCCGCAGTGGATCAGCTCCGGAATGCAGGTGGAGGGCCTGACGGATGGCTCCAACATTGCGT TCACCGACGAGCAAAAGAAAAAGTTCAGGGATGACCCAGCCTACTACCTGGAATGTCGAAAGAAGATGGAAAACAATATCAACAGGGCTTTCCCTGTCATGCTCAAGGATCATCCCATGCAGACCGTGGGCCGTAAG AAAGTAGCGGAGCGCATGGCAAGCATTATAAACAACGATCCGGCTCTTATGAAAAAGGTGATGCCAGACTTTGCCATGGGCTGTAGACGGCTCGGCCTTGGAGAAGAGTTCCTTCACGCCCTCAACACGCCCAAGGTTTCTCTTGCCGATTCGGGCATTGAAGTCTTTACTGAAACCGGAGTCAAGTGCAAGGATGGATCTACAATCGACTTTGACGTTGTGATCTGTGCCACTGGCTTTGATGTCAGTTTCAGGCCGCCCTTTGCGTTGATCGGCCGAGAGGGAAGGGTGCTAGGCGATGAGTGGGGCGCTGAGCCTGAAGCGTACCTCGCCCTGGCTGCTTCGGGGTATCCCAATTTCCTCA TTGGCTCACTGGGCCCTAACTGCCCTGCCGGCCATGGCTCCTTCGTCACTGTTCTCGAATCGGCCCAGAACTACGTCTGCAAAGTAATCCGCAAGCTGCAGACTGAGAACATCCTAAGCCTGGATGTCAAGAAAGAAGTCGTGGACGAGTACAACCAACATGTTCACCAGTGGCTTCAGAGAAC CGTCTGGGCAGCTGGATGTCGCTCATGGTTCAACGGAGGAGACCCTTCCGGGAAGATCAGAGCTCAGTACCCCGGTTCATTGATGCATTGGagagagatgatggatgagcCTCGTTTTGAGGACTACAACATCAGGTACAGGGGCACCAACAGGTTCAAGTTTATGGGGAATGGCTTTACCAAGAAGGAAGTTGATGGGCAAGACTTGTCGTTTTACCTGGATCCTGACTGGATCAAGAGGCCTCTGTTTAGCCACTAG
- a CDS encoding uncharacterized protein (Related to lipase/esterase) produces MPFKVNAELAAVLGKLSGGIDPHPPPKLGDVNARRTLIAPGIKALVGPNFPSDVRTKDYYTPSPDGHEILLRWYHTDEQPQNPAVVYIHGGGMILGSVDDYHVLVAGYVARTRVPFLSVEYRLAPEFPYPTPLNDIYAAVMWLYSKAKHLTVDPQRIAIMGDSGGGGLAAATCLLARQRGGPRLAKMILLSPMLDDRTIVADEHTSALASWTAIDNETGWSAFLGPKRGQQDVPETASPGRMRDAAGLPPAFVEVGELDLFRDEVIEFAAKYYKAGVGMELHVYPGCTHGFDLFSPESSSIAKRAFEVRDAAIMAIEAIE; encoded by the coding sequence ATGCCTTTCAAGGTCAACGCTGAGCTCGCCGCTGTGCTAGGCAAACTCAGCGGTGGTATTGATCCTCATCCGCCACCAAAGCTCGGCGACGTCAATGCAAGACGTACCCTCATCGCCCCtggcatcaaggccctcgTAGGGCCCAACTTTCCTAGCGATGTGAGGACTAAAGATTACTATACGCCGAGTCCAGATGGTCATGAGATCCTGCTTCGTTGGTACCACACGGACGAGCAACCACAAAATCCAGCCGTCGTCTACATTCACGGAGGAGGCATGATCTTGGGCAGTGTAGATGACTATCATGTCCTCGTGGCTGGCTACGTTGCCCGAACCCGCGTTCCATTCCTGTCCGTCGAGTACCGTCTCGCACCAGAGTTTCCCTACCCAACTCCTCTGAACGACATCTACGCGGCGGTCATGTGGCTCTATAGCAAGGCGAAGCACCTTACTGTTGACCCCCAGCGCATCGCCATCATGGGGGATAGCGGTGGAGGAGGTCTTGCTGCCGCCACATGTCTCCTAGCACGTCAAAGAGGAGGCCCGAGGCTGGCCAAAATGATACTCCTGTCTCCGATGCTTGACGACAGGACCATCGTGGCGGATGAGCACACCTCGGCCCTAGCCAGCTGGACTGCAATCGATAACGAAACGGGATGGTCAGCCTTCCTTGGGCCAAAACGTGGGCAGCAAGACGTTCCTGAAACCGCCTCTCCAGGACGTATGAGAGATGCCGCTGGGTTACCGCCCGCATTTGTTGAAGTGGGTGAACTGGATCTGTTTAGAGACGAGGTGATTGAATTCGCTGCAAAGTATTACAAGGCTGGCGTGGGCATGGAACTGCACGTGTACCCGGGATGTACTCACGGGTTTGATCTGTTCTCCCCCGAGAGTAGCAGTATTGCAAAGAGAGCATTTGAAGTCAGAGATGCGGCCATCATGGCGATAGAGGCCATTGAATAG
- a CDS encoding MFS domain-containing protein, with protein MATDNASSIKAKEEWSEQSQSRAELAARYSSFEKNLTVRQAIKLYWRAILWICYCQLTIIGYGIDGVVAGALTSTPKFREDYGEPFDTGTSVSHIISADWLSIWAGVSQITAIIGGFSVGYLADKVGRKWSQVIFAVNAMAGVALQYASFGSMPLITVGKGINGFSIGAWIVLAPLYASEVAPLPLRGWLTAMTNFFLFCGLLTFNGVIYELGPLDSILAYRLPLALQWAVPALMLLTVWAWPESPTYLIRWGKRDKALKAMRKLYGPDGIIDHSGLYAQIEETLDHERQGSVDSRGYMECFSRENRKRTFIAVFAFTMVQASGGIFVLGYQSYYYQLIGYETKASFLLSMMCNLVMFVGTVLSWFLLDRAGRRPMFVWGELVTACCLFVVGGCSIDGSIASYKAAVAFIFVWAFFFQLTIGTIGFTIVAEVPALRLRSRTQALANISLSLIQWVIGFTFPYLFNPDAANLGGRVGFIYGGLTFLGFLLGYIYIPETRKRGVDELDVLFREGVKPRHFSKANIQVNGGNLELMKDASD; from the exons ATGGCGACTGACAACGCTTCTTCTATCAAGGCCAAAGAGGAGTGGTCGGAGCAATCGCAGTCCCGCGCTGAGCTCGCTGCCCGCTACTCATCCTTTGAGAAGAACCTCACGGTCAGGCAAGCTATTAAGCTCTACTGGCGGGCTATCCTCTGGATCTGCTACTGCCAGCTCACCATCATCGGCTACGGCATCGATGGCGTCGTGGCCGGGGCCCTCACGTCGACGCCCAAGTTCCGAGAGGACTACGGCGAACCATTTGACACGGGAACCAGCGTTAGCCACATCATCAGCGCCGACTGGCTCTCCATCTGGGCGGGCGTTTCCCAGATCACGGCCATCATCGGCGGCTTCAGCGTCGGGTACCTGGCAGACAAGGTCGGGAGGAAGTGGTCCCAGGTCATCTTCGCCGTCAACGCTATGGCGGGTGTGGCTCTCCAGTATGCATCCTTTGGGTCCATGCCCCTCATCACCGTCGGCAAGGGCATCAACGGCTTCTCCATCGGCGCGTGGATCGTCCTCGCGCCCCTGTACGCCTCCGAGGTGGCGCCCCTCCCGCTGCGAGGCTGGCTGACGGCCATGACaaacttcttcctcttttgcGGCCTCTTGACCTTCAACGGCGTCATCTACGAGCTCGGACCTCTAGACTCTATCCTCGCGTACAGGCTCCCCCTGGCTCTGCAGTGGGCTGTCCCTGCGCTCATGCTGCTCACCGTCTGGGCCTGGCCCGAGTCTCCAACTTATCTCATCCGATGGGGGAAGCGCGACAAGGCCCTGAAGGCTATGAGGAAGCTCTACGGGCCCGACGGTATCATCGACCACTCAGGCCTGTACGCGCAGATCGAGGAGACACTCGACCACGAACGCCAGGGCTCCGTCGACAGCCGGGGATACATGGAATGCTTCAGCAGGGAGAACAGAAAGCGAACCTTTATCGCCGTCTTTGCCTTCACCATGGTCCAGGCGTCGGGCGGCATTTTTGTCCTAGGCTACCAGTCGTACTACTACCAGCTGATTGGGTACGAGACCAAGGCGTCTTTTCTCTTGAGCATGATGTGCAACCTTGTCATGTTCGTCGGCACGGTTCTCTCATGGTTTCTGCTTGATCGCGCAGGACGCCGGCCAATGTTTGTCTGGGGCGAGCTGGTCACGGCTTGCTGTCTCTTTGTCGTCGGGGGCTGTTCCATCGACGGGAGCATAGCCTCGTACAAGGCTGCTGTGGCCTTTATCTTTGTCTGG GCTTTCTTCTTCCAGCTGACCATTGGCACCATCGGCTTCACCATTGTCGCCGAGGTTCCCGCGCTCCGTCTTCGGTCGCGAACACAGGCCTTGGCAAACATCTCGCTGTCTCTCATCCAGTGGGTCATCGGATTTACTTTTCCATACCTCTTCAACCCCGATGCCGCCAATCTCGGTGGCAGAGTCGGATTCATCTACGGAGGACTTACGTTTCTCGGGTTTCTACTTGGATATATTTACATTCCCGAGACGCGAAAGAGAGGCGTTGACGAGCTGGATGTACTGTTCAGGGAAGGGGTGAAGCCAAGACACTTTTCAAAGGCAAATATCCAGGTTAACGGAGGGAACCTTGAGCTCATGAAGGATGCTTCTGACTAG